In Pseudomonas fakonensis, one DNA window encodes the following:
- a CDS encoding ATP-binding protein, with protein MTLRHLACLLLCLSLGHTAQAATTVIDKGKPYTLLSRSKPVTVTPAFSASQRQWLASHHELVLGTSAPDYPPFDITTGGREYQGLTADYAGLLGGALGLPVRVQRFPSRPAAVAALQSGHIDLLGSANGYEAVTPGLMLSRPYAIDQPVLVTREDETRALNTGLEGMRLSMLYHYLPLGEIHASYPGAELLTFESSTQALNAVAFEQADVFIGDTISTHYLISQGHLPRLRMANFGKHEMVGFSFALRQDQQVLLSLVNLALDAQPATTRNDIFKRWSASSGSLLTDRKLHLTAREESWLREHPQMRVVVNDTAAPLTFFDSNGRLRGIVADLLEVIRLRTGLRFDIRRASGEGDMIDQLAAGRADIIATLSTDTRSAAALQVSRPYLESAYVLVSRIGNEQPSNLDELAGKRVAVPRDSSVAALLASHYPHIHQVATESTYYSMALLGSNAVDAAVATLIDANHMLASDARLVIRSTVGTEPATFSMATSPQARELASILDKALLSVSPEELGVINSRWRDHEVLDDTYWRNYRRIILQVVAVIAVLLVLALAWNAHLRRQIKQRQLAERALNDQLEFMGALLNGTPHPMYVRDREGRLKSCNDSYLQAVGASRERLIGKRLQDTRFSQCQYVQQIQDDYQRVMDEGRPLILDRPLKLKNRELMIYHWILPYRDSLGEMQGIIGGWVDISERRALVQDLRLAKQQADDANRAKSTFLATISHEIRTPMNALIGMLELALRGADQGHADRPALQVAHHSAKDLLALIGDILDIARIESGHLSLAPEPVDLAALIESVGRVFDGLARHKGVSLNIVIAEEARCHALLDPLRFKQVLSNLVSNAIKFTEQGQVRITARLLSEGGPAATALELEVRDSGIGIHEHELKRLFTPFVQANPASDGARAGSGLGLVISRNLCAMMGGEMTLQSLHGVGTRVRLVMPLQRVVPAIDPPATADEIQRPDGNLEVLVIDDHPANLQLITRQLTYLGVRQDSASDGHEGLRKWRQGRFDVLIVDCNMPQLNGYELARSVRHEEHLHGRPPCVMLGYTANAQPEVRQQCLDAGMDDCLLKPIGLGLLGQCLAALGQKGQADSTCPRPPCYDLKGLRAIAGDNANDRKRLLDTLQMSLRQDLDILMAIDPHQAGEALAAQAHKILSAARMLEAKALIAACEALQQAGLPVSVAKARRQALARHMRRVENALARHLAEGN; from the coding sequence ATGACCCTACGGCATCTCGCATGCTTGCTGCTCTGCCTGAGCCTGGGCCATACCGCCCAGGCTGCCACAACAGTCATCGATAAAGGCAAGCCCTACACACTGCTGAGCCGCTCCAAGCCGGTGACAGTCACACCCGCCTTCAGCGCCAGCCAACGGCAATGGCTCGCCAGCCACCATGAACTGGTTCTGGGCACCTCGGCCCCGGACTACCCGCCATTCGACATCACCACCGGCGGGCGCGAATACCAGGGCCTGACAGCCGACTATGCCGGCCTGTTGGGCGGCGCGCTGGGCCTGCCGGTAAGGGTCCAGCGCTTTCCCAGCCGGCCAGCCGCAGTCGCCGCCCTGCAAAGCGGGCATATCGACCTGCTCGGCAGTGCCAACGGCTATGAAGCAGTCACTCCGGGGCTGATGCTGTCGCGCCCCTATGCCATCGACCAACCCGTGCTGGTCACCCGCGAGGATGAAACCCGAGCGCTGAACACCGGCCTTGAGGGCATGCGCCTGAGCATGCTCTACCACTACCTGCCCCTTGGGGAGATTCATGCCAGCTACCCCGGTGCCGAACTGCTGACCTTCGAGTCATCCACCCAGGCACTCAATGCAGTGGCGTTCGAGCAAGCCGACGTGTTCATCGGCGACACCATCTCCACCCACTACCTGATCAGCCAGGGCCATCTGCCGCGCTTGCGCATGGCCAACTTCGGCAAGCACGAAATGGTCGGGTTCAGCTTCGCCCTGCGCCAGGACCAACAGGTGCTGCTTTCGCTGGTCAACCTGGCCCTCGATGCCCAGCCCGCCACCACCCGCAACGATATCTTCAAGCGCTGGAGCGCCAGCAGCGGCAGCCTGCTGACTGACCGCAAGCTGCACTTGACGGCGCGCGAGGAAAGCTGGTTGCGTGAGCACCCGCAGATGCGTGTGGTAGTCAACGACACCGCCGCACCGCTGACCTTCTTCGACAGCAACGGGCGCCTGCGCGGGATCGTCGCCGACCTGCTGGAGGTGATTCGCCTGCGCACGGGCCTGCGCTTCGACATACGCCGCGCCAGCGGCGAAGGCGACATGATCGACCAGCTCGCCGCCGGACGCGCCGACATCATTGCCACCCTGTCCACCGATACCCGCAGTGCCGCCGCACTGCAAGTCAGCCGGCCCTATCTGGAAAGCGCCTACGTGCTGGTCAGCCGCATCGGTAACGAGCAACCCAGCAACCTCGACGAGCTGGCCGGCAAACGGGTCGCCGTGCCACGCGACAGCAGTGTGGCCGCCCTGCTGGCCAGCCACTACCCGCACATCCACCAGGTGGCGACCGAGAGCACCTACTACTCCATGGCCCTGCTCGGCAGCAATGCCGTGGACGCGGCCGTGGCAACCCTCATTGACGCCAACCACATGCTGGCCAGCGACGCTCGCCTGGTGATCCGCAGTACCGTCGGCACTGAACCTGCAACCTTCTCCATGGCCACCAGCCCGCAGGCACGCGAACTGGCATCGATACTCGACAAGGCGCTGTTGAGCGTTTCACCGGAAGAACTGGGGGTGATCAACAGCCGCTGGCGTGACCACGAGGTGCTCGACGACACCTACTGGCGCAACTACCGGCGCATCATTTTGCAGGTGGTCGCGGTGATTGCCGTGCTGCTGGTGCTGGCGCTTGCCTGGAACGCCCACCTGCGCCGCCAGATCAAGCAGCGCCAGTTGGCCGAACGCGCATTGAACGACCAGCTGGAGTTCATGGGCGCCCTGCTCAACGGCACGCCCCACCCGATGTACGTGCGTGACCGCGAGGGGCGCTTGAAGAGCTGCAACGACAGCTACCTGCAGGCAGTCGGTGCCAGCCGTGAACGGCTCATCGGCAAGCGCCTGCAGGACACCCGCTTCAGCCAGTGCCAATATGTGCAGCAGATCCAGGACGACTACCAGCGGGTGATGGACGAGGGGCGCCCGTTGATCCTCGACCGCCCGCTCAAGCTGAAGAACAGGGAGCTGATGATCTACCACTGGATCCTGCCCTACCGCGACTCGCTGGGGGAGATGCAGGGCATCATCGGCGGCTGGGTCGATATCAGCGAGCGCCGGGCGCTGGTCCAGGACCTGCGCCTGGCCAAACAGCAGGCTGATGACGCCAACCGCGCCAAAAGCACCTTTCTGGCCACCATCAGCCACGAAATCCGCACCCCTATGAATGCCCTGATCGGCATGCTCGAGCTTGCCTTGCGGGGTGCTGACCAGGGGCACGCGGACCGCCCCGCACTGCAGGTCGCCCATCACTCGGCCAAGGACCTGCTGGCCCTGATCGGCGATATTCTGGATATCGCCCGCATCGAGTCCGGGCACCTGTCGCTGGCGCCCGAACCAGTCGACCTTGCCGCCCTGATCGAATCCGTGGGCCGGGTATTCGATGGCCTGGCACGGCACAAGGGCGTGTCCCTCAACATAGTGATTGCCGAAGAGGCCCGCTGCCATGCGCTGCTCGACCCGCTGCGGTTCAAGCAGGTGCTGTCAAACCTGGTCAGCAATGCCATCAAGTTCACCGAGCAGGGCCAGGTGCGCATTACTGCCAGGCTGCTGTCAGAAGGCGGACCGGCTGCCACCGCCCTTGAACTGGAGGTGCGTGACAGTGGCATCGGTATCCATGAACACGAACTCAAACGCCTTTTCACCCCGTTTGTTCAAGCCAACCCCGCCAGTGACGGCGCCCGGGCAGGCAGTGGCCTGGGCTTGGTCATCAGCCGCAACCTGTGCGCGATGATGGGCGGCGAGATGACCCTGCAAAGCCTGCATGGCGTGGGTACCCGGGTAAGGTTGGTGATGCCGCTGCAGCGTGTAGTGCCGGCCATCGACCCGCCCGCCACTGCAGACGAAATCCAGCGCCCGGATGGCAACCTGGAGGTGCTGGTGATCGACGACCACCCTGCCAACCTGCAATTGATAACCCGGCAACTCACCTACCTGGGGGTACGCCAGGACAGTGCCAGCGATGGCCATGAAGGGCTGCGCAAATGGCGCCAGGGTCGCTTCGATGTACTGATCGTCGACTGCAACATGCCACAGCTCAATGGTTACGAGTTGGCCAGAAGCGTGCGCCATGAAGAGCACCTGCATGGCCGCCCCCCGTGCGTGATGCTCGGCTACACCGCCAACGCCCAGCCCGAGGTGCGCCAGCAGTGTCTGGATGCCGGCATGGACGATTGCCTGTTAAAGCCCATCGGCCTGGGGTTGCTTGGCCAGTGCCTGGCAGCCCTGGGCCAGAAGGGGCAAGCTGACAGCACCTGCCCGCGCCCGCCCTGTTACGACCTCAAAGGCCTGCGCGCCATCGCCGGTGACAATGCCAACGACCGCAAGCGCTTGCTCGACACCCTGCAGATGAGCCTGCGCCAGGACCTGGACATTCTCATGGCCATCGACCCGCACCAGGCAGGCGAAGCCCTGGCCGCGCAGGCACACAAGATCCTCAGCGCAGCGCGGATGCTGGAAGCGAAAGCATTGATTGCGGCCTGCGAGGCATTGCAGCAGGCGGGGTTGCCGGTCAGCGTTGCGAAAGCTCGCCGCCAGGCACTGGCACGGCACATGCGCCGTGTGGAGAATGCCCTGGCCAGGCACCTGGCCGAGGGCAACTGA
- a CDS encoding response regulator transcription factor yields the protein MHSVFIVDDHPVIRLAIRMLLENQTYQVIGESDNGVDAMQMIRETRPDLVILDISLPKLDGLEMLSRLQAMAIPLKVLVLTAQSPALFAIRCMHLGAAGYVCKQEDLCELLSAIKAVLSGYNYFPSQVLKPVTDEHSHELELFRQVNDRELMVLQLFAQGRSNKDIARGMFLSNKTVSTYKKRLMQKLRAGTLVELIDVAKRNALV from the coding sequence ATGCACTCAGTATTTATCGTCGACGATCATCCCGTTATCCGCCTGGCCATTCGAATGTTGCTCGAAAACCAGACTTACCAGGTGATTGGTGAATCGGATAACGGCGTCGATGCCATGCAGATGATTCGCGAAACCCGCCCTGACCTGGTCATTCTCGACATCAGCTTGCCCAAACTGGACGGCCTGGAAATGCTCTCGCGCCTCCAGGCCATGGCCATCCCCCTCAAGGTGCTGGTGCTCACCGCACAATCGCCCGCGCTGTTCGCCATCCGCTGCATGCACCTGGGCGCCGCAGGTTATGTCTGCAAGCAGGAAGACCTCTGCGAACTGCTCAGTGCCATCAAGGCAGTACTTTCCGGCTACAACTATTTCCCCAGCCAGGTACTCAAGCCCGTCACGGACGAACACAGCCACGAGCTCGAACTGTTCCGTCAAGTCAACGACCGAGAACTGATGGTTCTGCAACTGTTTGCCCAGGGCCGCAGCAACAAGGATATCGCCCGGGGCATGTTTCTCAGTAACAAGACCGTCAGTACCTACAAGAAACGCCTGATGCAAAAATTGCGCGCCGGCACGCTGGTGGAACTGATCGATGTCGCCAAACGCAACGCGCTGGTCTGA
- a CDS encoding deoxyguanosinetriphosphate triphosphohydrolase: MEWHTLLTRERLGKALYSPEELGRSPFHKDHDRIIFSGAFRRLGRKTQVHPVTSNDHIHTRLTHSLEVSCVGRSLGMRVGETLRGVLPDWCEPSDLGMIVQSACLAHDIGNPPFGHSGEDAIRHWFQQAAGRGWLDDMSDDQRADFLNFEGNAQGFRVLTQLEYHQFDGGTRLTYATLGAYLKYPWTSRHADALGYKKHKFGCYQSELPLLEQIAAKLGIPQLEHQRWARHPLVYLMEAADDICYALIDLEDGLEMDLLQYAEVEALLLDLVGDDLPETYRQLGESDSRRRKLAILRGKAIEHLTNAAAQAFVEQQDALLAGRLAGDLVEHMHGPAQRCVLQAKDMARKKIFQDKRKTLHEIGAYTTLEILLNTFCAAALEQHGGRTPSFKSRRVLDLIGNNAPDPNGSLHAAFLRMIDFIAGMTDSYASEMASEMTGRSSPT, from the coding sequence TTGGAATGGCACACCCTGCTGACCCGCGAACGCTTGGGCAAGGCCCTGTACAGCCCTGAAGAACTGGGCCGCAGCCCCTTCCACAAGGACCACGACCGCATCATATTTTCCGGCGCCTTCCGCCGCCTGGGGCGCAAGACGCAAGTACACCCGGTCACCAGCAACGACCATATCCACACCCGCCTGACCCACTCACTGGAAGTGAGCTGCGTGGGCCGCTCGCTGGGCATGCGCGTGGGCGAGACGTTGCGCGGCGTCCTGCCCGACTGGTGCGAGCCCAGCGACCTGGGCATGATCGTGCAGTCGGCGTGCCTGGCCCATGACATTGGCAACCCGCCGTTCGGGCATTCTGGCGAGGATGCCATCCGCCACTGGTTCCAGCAGGCTGCCGGGCGTGGCTGGCTGGACGACATGAGTGACGACCAACGCGCCGACTTTCTGAATTTCGAAGGCAATGCCCAGGGCTTTCGCGTGCTCACCCAACTGGAGTACCACCAGTTCGACGGCGGCACCCGCCTGACCTACGCCACCCTCGGCGCTTACCTCAAGTACCCCTGGACCTCCCGCCACGCCGATGCCCTGGGTTACAAGAAGCACAAGTTCGGCTGCTACCAGAGCGAACTGCCGCTGCTCGAACAGATCGCCGCCAAGCTGGGCATACCTCAGCTGGAACACCAGCGCTGGGCGCGCCACCCGCTGGTATACCTGATGGAGGCCGCCGACGACATCTGCTATGCCCTCATCGACCTGGAAGACGGTCTGGAGATGGACCTGTTGCAGTACGCCGAAGTCGAGGCGCTGCTGCTCGATCTGGTGGGCGACGACCTGCCGGAAACCTACCGCCAGCTCGGTGAGAGCGACTCGCGCCGACGCAAGCTGGCAATCCTGCGCGGCAAGGCCATCGAGCACCTGACCAACGCCGCTGCCCAGGCCTTCGTCGAGCAGCAGGATGCCCTGCTGGCCGGCCGGCTGGCTGGCGACCTGGTCGAGCACATGCACGGCCCGGCGCAACGTTGCGTGCTGCAAGCCAAGGACATGGCGCGCAAGAAGATCTTCCAGGACAAACGCAAGACCCTGCACGAGATCGGCGCCTACACCACGCTGGAAATCCTTCTCAACACCTTCTGTGCTGCAGCGCTTGAGCAGCACGGCGGGCGTACGCCGTCATTCAAGAGTCGGCGCGTGCTGGACCTGATCGGCAACAACGCGCCCGACCCGAACGGCTCGCTGCATGCGGCGTTCCTGCGCATGATCGACTTCATTGCCGGCATGACCGACAGCTATGCCAGCGAGATGGCCAGCGAGATGACCGGGCGTTCCAGCCCGACATGA